The sequence below is a genomic window from Lycium ferocissimum isolate CSIRO_LF1 chromosome 9, AGI_CSIRO_Lferr_CH_V1, whole genome shotgun sequence.
CCTAATAGGCCTATTATGGGGAGACCTATTAGGTCAAGGCTTGATGCCTATAGGTATATGGCTAGGTCCCCTCTCATCTTCTCAACCCAAAAGGCAACCGCCCCATTCGACTGCCAGTTGTAGGAGGAGCAATAAGAGGAAGACCTAGTCAATCGTTCCATACATCTGGAACGCGCTTCCGCATTGATAAGCAAGATGACTAAACAAGTACGCGTTTTAATCTCGCTTTCCTTATGGTGTTCTTGATCTATGCAATAATCCTAGGGctattataaattaaattacactATAATCATATCCACCTATTGAATGCCGAAATCACTACACTAACCAATCTAATGTGTTCCTCCAAACGAACAAATGTTCAACTATCAGACAAAGCGTTATATGAAATAGAGAGCGCATATACATCACACGTCCATAGAAATACATCAAGCTCCCAAAAAATGCCATTGGCTTGCCTTTCGTGTCATTCTCCACTAATATAGGTGTTCTCGAGATCTAATCTTGTAGGACTTTTTATTTgattgtaatgtaggcttagggatgATTGGTGAAATTCTTTGGTAAAGAGTGATACATTTCCCTTCCTTGGCACTACAATACATGAACAACTAACCCACAAATTACCCAAATTTTCCACAAATTCTGAACTTTCCATTCCCTTCAATCtaccctttcttttttcttctgcCTTCAGCTGTCTCGCAAAAGAGCATGTTgctcttttttattctttcacAAGCAACAAACTTGAGTTCAAAACTGCAAGACAAACTCAATACATTTTACATTTTCAGCACACGataccgtttttttttttttttctcacacaTAAATTTTCCACGCTTGATTTCACATTATAGCTCAAGTGCTGAAAGGGAAACAGGGTGAACAAATGGCCAAGATAGCATTCAAAAAGGCTAAGGGTTCACATTTGGCTTACCAAGAGAATAGGCATGGATCAACCAAGCTCAAAAATGGTTAATTTTGGATATTCAAACATCAAGGTAGGTGAATCTAGGCTCTAAGGTTCACAAGAAAACGTACGATTCTTTCCGGCTCAAGAACATCCTAAAATTTTGCCTCAACTCTCATTTTAGACAAGTGCTCGATGTTTAATAAGGAATGAAAATTATTTCTGAAAGACAACTTGTCCACACAAGTTTTCCTGCATTTTCTTGGGAATCACAACAAAAGATCATAGAGAGACTACAACTACTTGTTGAACTCATACGTGCTTCAACGTGCACCTTTCTAATCGGAAAAGGATCAGATTTGTCCTTGTACTCCCAGGAATAAACTATATTTATCCGTTATTATACTTTTTTGATACACTTgtccttttcattcaattttcgGAATATATTTGCCCTTATATTCTAAAAAAAGGGTCATATTTACCCCTGCTTCGTTACATCCCCATTTCCACCTTAGTTTCCCTATGTCTATGTagcaatttttttaagaaaatctggaaatactgatttttttttcctttcaaaaaagtggtttttaaaaaaatctgaaaaactgcttttttttaaaaaatatgcggaaaacccattttttaaatcagtctagattttttaattaaaaaattcgGAAAACTGATaatatttttctagattttaaaaaaaaatctaattttgccaaattattttttttaaaatgggttttccacatttaaaaaaaaaaaacagtttttccatatttttataaaactccagtttattttgaaaaaacaaatccacttttttccatttttttaaaaagtatcctaaaagaatcatgaaaatctgGAGATTTTAGgacacttttttaaaaaatatccagttttcaattttttgaaaaaaaatccattttttccagatattttaattaaaaaaatctagttttccattttttttaaatcaaattttccagatttttttttgataaaaaaatcagttttgcTATTGTTTAAAAACAATTGCCATGTAGCATAGGAATACTAAGGtagaaatgatgatttaacaaAATAGCGGTAAATATGACCTTTTTTTCGAGTATAAGGGCAAATATGGCCCGAAAGTTGGATGAAAAggcaaatatatcaaaaagGTATAACAAAGAGTAATATACCTTATTTGTGAGAGTGAATGGGCAAATCTGACCCTTTTCCGTCTTCTAATTTATATTTGATTAAAATTAGTGAATAATATTGTCTATTTTATATGCAAGTATGATCATGTAATACTTCCATTGCATATAATTTTAATGGATATTCCGTCATTTGAAAAGGAGATGATCCGGCTTTTCGCTTCAATTCGCTATTAATTAAGCATGGCAATGGTTCCATTTAGTAAACGTATTGGGTATAGCATGTAAAGTCTACGCGAAATAACCTTCCACTTAGTGAACTCCATGAGAACCCAAATGTCTTTGTCCCACGTAGTTAAAATTGTTTCCCCCCTTCATAGTTGTTGTTTAGCTTCAAATTTGATTAGTAGTCAATCAGTTGATATAAATGTCTTAGTGTCATTTGGCGTCTTCAAAGTCCGAGTCCAAatcaacataaaaaaaatttgtagataagtttttttttaaattctgcTCTTACTCCTTTGTTTACGGGTCCGATCACATAAAATGGAGAATTGATGTGCGAATACCTTTTATTCATCTCATATGAATATGGTAAAAAAGTATATCTTAGAATGTTGGTTAAAGCTTTTATAGTTTGATTCTTGAGAAGTGAAAAATGACATGTattttgagacagagggagtaaatgCTTAAACCTCTTATATTGAAATTTCATCTTATCCTAATGAGGTGGTCAAGTTAATAAAACATGAATTTTTCCGTTATGACTTATGCGCTTCCGACTAAAAGAgtttttctatactttcttccCAAAATATCTATCATGTTATactttttgagagtcaaattatataaaatttgacCAACATTGTAGGATATATtctttcaccatattaatgtgAAGAGAATTGCAACTTACGTAACTAAATTTTACTTTCAAATATTAAACTAATCTATTCTAATTTAATTCAAACAATAAGTTAAATTAAAATGCTAGAAAATAAAACGtgacaactcttttgaaacaaagaGAGTAAAAAGCTTCTGCATGACCCTTATAAGTTTaagattttcttgttttgttgacaggttaaaaagaaaaatcagcaCACGTTGATTTATCCACGTGGCAAACCGATGACTAACCATCAATACATGAATGGCGCAAGAGGGACTGGAGACTAAATTTGGGCCTTGAAAAATTTCTCAAACGTTGCCATTATTCACCAAATTACATGGTGGCAACTgaagtaaaaaaaaactaactcaAGGGTAATATATAAAAGACGGACAACTCAAAATGTAAAAGTTAGACAACACATGTCACTGTAAAGGGGATTTTGAAAATACCAAATCTAGCCCCGTGAGGACGACAAAAGCACAACATCCACTCTTATATATGGTTATAGTTATAATTTAagaagtgttaaaaaaaaaaaggctaaatagGTCGATAACCTCTTAAATTTATTAATAAACTTCATTTAGACATTTGAACTATTACATATTCAATTGAGCACCTGAATATAtgataaaaaaattgattagaTCCGTCCAAATTTTGGGAGAATGTTTGTTCGTGTTTTAAAACGCTCGTTACATAGTCACATAAATATGTCACCTcctttaattaaatattaacaTCAATTAGGACATGCCTAAGGTTTTACGACTTATTTAAGCTAATCCGTATAAGTAAAGGATATGACATTTCAAATTGTTAACATATCTACGTAATAGGCATTTGGAAATACGCgcaaaaactttttcaaaattttaattgaaaGTGTCTAATAGTAGAATGCTTTATCTTGTGTTTAGGTACTTAATCGATACGATCATaatttaaatgtctaaaatttAAAggacaatttgcacgattggccttattcggggatggtctttaatttttgtccgtCGCCTAAAAGTCCATGGGTTCCGGATTCAAACtcccactcagtcaaaaatttaaaaaaatcgcaaagcaAATTTTGAATTCACAAGAAAGAGTTAAGTCTTAACTCTACCTTAAGATAGAGTTTGAActttaaggtagagtttgaattcaaaattctgccttacaAATTTAAAACTCTGCCTAGcaaatttgttttttaatttttgactaaacaaaaatttaaatccaaactcataaagttttagatgaaagacaaaaattaaagtccgataatttgaggagcaaaaagtaaagaccagtgcctttgaaggacaatccgcgcgcCTAAAATAAGTTTAGAAAAAGATTTTGTGGAATAATGTAGAAGCTCTTCTGTCTCTAACGAACATACTAGATTACACTCGAATTGTACAATTTTCTCGATTCACCACCTTCCTTTTCAATACGCCCCACTATAAATATCACCGCACCTTCTCTCTCGTTCATCATCACCATCAAATCAAACGCTGTAATCAAGTACATCCTCTGTTTTTTCCAACCAAATTGAGCAAACATGTCTCTGATTCCAAGTTTTTTGGGTGGTCGCAGGAGTAACATTTTCGATCCATTTTCACTCGACGTATGGGATCCATTCGAAGGCTTCCAAATCTCTAATATCCCATCCTCTGCACGTGAAACCTCAGCTTTTGCAAATGCAAGAATTGATTGGAAAGAGACCCCACAAGCCCATGTTTTCAAAGTGGACGTTCCAGGGATCAAGAAGgaggaagtgaaagttgaagttgaagaaggACGAGTTTTGCAGATTAGCGGTGAGAGGAACAAAGAGCAAGAGGAGAAGAACGATCAATGGCACCGTATGGAGAGGAGCAGTGGTAAGTTTTTAAGGAGATTTAGGTTGCCTGATAATGTTAAAATGGGGGAAATTAAGGCTGCGATGGAGAATGGAGTGTTAACTGTGACTGTTCCTAAAGAAGAAGTGAAGAAACCTGAGGTGAAGGCTATTGATATTT
It includes:
- the LOC132029659 gene encoding 18.2 kDa class I heat shock protein-like, translating into MSLIPSFLGGRRSNIFDPFSLDVWDPFEGFQISNIPSSARETSAFANARIDWKETPQAHVFKVDVPGIKKEEVKVEVEEGRVLQISGERNKEQEEKNDQWHRMERSSGKFLRRFRLPDNVKMGEIKAAMENGVLTVTVPKEEVKKPEVKAIDISG